agaataaatatagCATCCGTTTATAGGCATTcctatttttatgttattacaaCGGAAATAATATCATCTTTCTTATGCACTGACGCAAGTGTCGCGATTCCCAGGACAATCCGATTTTATACCCTCGAGTGTTCAGATATAGCACTTTAGACCTCGTTTCATCTTCAGAATAGTCATAATATAACGCTAATGCCGACTTACGTATCATATTTAGAATCTGACTAGGTTCTGGGAAAAGTTCGAAGTGTTTCAACTGTTCTTTCTAAGCCGTAGCTAGATTCGCGAACTTTGTGCGTTCCATAAATAAAAGTGTCAGTCTTGACATGCATAATAAGTGTGGCATAACATTACTTACAAGCACGATTGTATTAAACcatgtttttctttaatgttaaaaattaggtctattattatttaaggtAGTTGGATATCAAGTATatcttaagaaaaaattataactgctCTGACACATATCGCATGCAGTATATACGTGTATAATATGCATACAAAGTGTTATTTAAACACGCTTATCAACGTTTTAATAACATCGCAAATGCTAAACACCTGGCTACTGTTTAAACATATGACATCACCTGCCTTATCTACTCGCAAGACATTTTAACTCAACTGAAAGaacgatttataaaatttaaatagagaAAGGTCACCGATACTGATATATTactatgttttttaataatattctttaaacaaaaactgaaaataaaacattaaaaacataagtGTAAATGTCTTTTATCAGATAGTATATCAGTTTTCtataatactgttttttatattttataataattcatgtTTCCGCAACCAAGAATAAACGtctgaaaaattgaattccAAAATTGGCACAGTAAGTAGTAATGACAgaaattacacacacacacacacacacacacacacacacacacacacacacacacacacacaaaataaagGGGTTaaccataaaataaattactaaactaagacaattttgtaattaccgagccataaaaaagaaaaatataactagaatagttttaaaaagcatttttacaaacatctaaaattaatctctaatattatcaataatgtactgaatattgtttaaattaggCAACTTGCCGAAAAAAgtcatgcaaattttattctcttttgaAGAATTCGTTTCtaacaaatttatacaaaaaactatGTGAATATATCAACTAtgggtttttatttctttagtattagttatattaagcagatcatatttttatcagtattataataatataatacaacgtttagttttcaagaaataaagaatgctgctttaaaaaatttacgccAGTTAGCAACCTTTTTAtctaagttttaaataattgtaataaaatacaaattttaatgattttttttaaaaagatctcggtctgtaaaaatattttttgtattttttacaaccaaaattattgtgatattacatttataatcttGTCTCGCGACCtcagtttttacatataaaaattggatATACTTCTGTCTGGTCCACAAATATAATCTCTTCGCGTCCTGTCTTCGTTCGTGACAGAACTGGGACAGCATAACGGTACTCAGCGCGGAGGGGTGCTCTATGCGTTCGAGTATTCGAAGTAGCCGATTACTTCACTTACACATCGGAAACAGAGGATTGTCGAGAGCGCGCGAATCGCGCCGATCGGCCCTCCCCGATGAGTTCCATTAAAACGTAATCAATGAAGAGCCACTACGTAGAACCGCGAATTACGCTCCTCTCTTCCGCGTGTAGTTTTCAGAAGCGGAAACTGCGGACGAACTAGGTACTCTGGCGTGGCTTCACGAGTAACGCGACTGGAACGGGGAGGTAGAATAAGTAGGTTAACGAAATGGTCGTTCGTAAGCTTGAGATACCGCCACCAATTTTCAGTGGTCCTCAACTCGATTCGAAGTTCCTCTTAGCCGGTGGGATACCCCGTGCTAGAATGCGCCACGAAGCGACAACAATTTTCCAGTCGGTTGTTCCTCCTTCGTGCTGCCATGCATGCATGCGCAAAACGTACTTTGTACGTAAGCCTCGGAAATAGAAGATGTTCCTCTGCGTCACCCCGTACCAGTTGCCCTCGTGCGGCTCTTTGGAGACGACCTCGCCGAACTCCAGCTAACGGGAAGGAGGCGGCGGGATTCCGCCTCGAGCCccgaagaagaggaggagaaaaaaaaaaggcaaattaTCGAGAGTCTTAAAGGGAAGCGGGCCGGCGCTTGATTAGCGCATACAAGAAAGACATTCCACGAGTGAATTCTTCGCGGTCCGTTTTTACTCCGGATCGCAGTCTCGTTTCGCTTTGGCGCTAATTGCATTACTATCGACACTTCTTCCAGATTCCTTCCTTCCTCAATGCTCACATCGTCACCCTCATTTCTTTTACCTCGTATCGGAATATTGCACTATCATAGATGACAAAAACGTAATTAGcaaaataattagtaattaattatttagttagCAATTAATTAGCAATTATAGTAATAGTTAGAAATTAGAGAATATAATTAGAAGACATAATTGCATGATAAAGGCGAATTTCTTTGACTCACAAACAGATAAATAGAAATGATAAATCCTGTTCTATAGAGTGTTATCAATTTGATATACTGcatgtcattaaaatttattgcacataaacagtttatatttatgttctttttacacctttataaatatatatatctataaagagtttaagaagaaaaatacacAATTATATATCAGTTACAATTTGATTTATTGGTGATGATATATACAAGACCTCAAAAAGTGAACGACGAGAATTTTCAATGTCTTCTGCTAGCGGCAagaatgataatatttaataataaataactcaGAACTAGATGAGTAGTAAGTTTCAAAATTGATTATCGTATTTTTCCATCCTAATTGTATTCAGAAATCGTCGTATCAGTCATAGAAGTATGCGCTTCCAGTGTGATTGATTAAGGTCGTGCGTACAGTTTTAAAACGAACTTAATGCTGTGGCCTCTCTGACTCTTAAACTTCATGGTGACGAAGTTTTGTCCGGGTCCACCATTTAAAACACTAGCGTACGCGCCCTTTCCGTTCGTCTTCTGGTCCAATGCTTCAACTACAGTGATACGTTCCCCTTTCGGAGCAGTGAAGGTCTTTTCAACAACCTGAACTTTCAACCAGCCAGAATTCTTGACGACATTTTCTTGAAGAACAAGCTTGTCACCGGGCATCCTAGTGCCGATAATTAGATTATGCGATTCGTACGAAGCGACAGCTCCATTAGTCGGTTCGGTGCTGATGGTCAACAATGTGATGACTAGAACGGCCAAACTGATTATATACTTGTGCGACATTTTGACTTATTTCTCACTCGTAAACGGTTCTCTTTGTAGAAAGACTACTCGAGGTCTGTTGGCATAATGAACGATTGGCGTTTAAATACAAGCAATAATTGCTTATCATTTCgcttatcatttatttatatcattgatATATCATCTGGAAAGATACGTTCCATGAAAGAGTTATTTGGATCAGTGCTCGTCACAACATGTTCAGATAAATCTTTCTCGGtattttttacagtaaaaagcgaacaaaatttttaatggtaTAGCTACTTtaacaaattgataaaattattgcattgtttcttaattaatttacaatttcaacattattataaataattgtatattttagtgatagagaaaatgttaataataagatataaattaatttactattataaattagaaGCAGTATTTCACAAATCATGTGAAGCAACAATGAGAcggatatatatttatacacgaGCAGGCCATTTGCGAGCACCTCAGATTATTAAATCTCAGAAACGATCGGATTTATCAAGATCTCATCTAGATAGAGCTTAAATCTGAATTATGTGAGGAAAGTGTCATTATTATTGTTCTACGTATTGCCTTACAAGCTAAGAGGTTATTCTGCAAAATctcaattttcaaatttctgattaaaaaatatcttttctctCGTCATCAAAGTTCTCGTACGTGAGTATCACATTTGAATGTGTTTTGACAAATTCGCTTTGAATGTATACGTGTATATGTGAGACTAAATTTCACGTATAATCTGAAATtgacaaattaacatttttcgatGACTCAATCTTAAGATTTTAGAACTGACTGCaccaattttattgtaaatttgtcacaaaagttttatatcaacattatatatataatgaaagtATCATtagaactttaatataattgaaaatctgACAAGACAAGAACTCCAAATATGCTACTTGGTATGACGCTTTGATGATGTTAATACCATAATCACATGAAACTCATGGTTctgacattttatatatttttatatgctcGACATATCGCGACACTTCTGCGTCActcttaattgttaataaaccttataaattaaaattgtggattgaatattaaaaatagaatgaatattaaaagcaTAAGCTTATagtaagatttatataaattcataaatacatacatatgtaatattaaaaatatgttctgTTGTTAATCTTAgagctttattattttttgtaatttttgtgacaaattatattataatggtCTTTCTatcttaaaatcttttattttttcaagtttattatatacaatttgtcaaattatatttgtttttattatgttcaCATGATGTCattatgacatatttattttttttacatatattaacaaaattaataaattttatgtaacaatatgataaaaaatagtttgatagtacattatatttccttcatttatactttttattattaataagtatttattgcatttatataaatatgtgtacgcacatgcatatataaaatgccAAGCGTAAGTTTTTTGCAGTTG
Above is a window of Monomorium pharaonis isolate MP-MQ-018 chromosome 10, ASM1337386v2, whole genome shotgun sequence DNA encoding:
- the LOC105836008 gene encoding probable salivary secreted peptide; translation: MSHKYIISLAVLVITLLTISTEPTNGAVASYESHNLIIGTRMPGDKLVLQENVVKNSGWLKVQVVEKTFTAPKGERITVVEALDQKTNGKGAYASVLNGGPGQNFVTMKFKSQRGHSIKFVLKLYARP